The region GCGCGCGGTCGACGCCGACCAGGTGTCCCTTTCGCTCGACGAAACCGTCACCGATGAAGACCTGCAGGCGCTGGCCGCCGTGTTCGCGCGCGGCCTGGGCAAGGCCGTGCCGACGCTGGACATCGACGCCCTGGAAGCAGGCGCCGTCACCGGCATCCCCGAAGGCGTGGCGCGCCAGGGCGACATCCTGACCCACCCGATCTTCTCCAGCGTGCAGTCCGAAACCGACATGCTGCGTTATCTGCGCAAGCTGTCCGACAAGGACCTGGCGCTGGATCGCAGCATGATCCCGCTGGGTTCCTGCACCATGAAGCTGAACGCCACGGCCGAGATGATTCCCGTCACCTGGCCCGAGTTCGCCATGATCCACCCGTTCGCCCCGGTCGAGCAGACCAAGGGCTACGCGGAACTGATCGAGCGCCTATCGGCCGCCCTGTGCGAAATCACCGGCTACGACGCCATCAGCCTGCAGCCCAACTCGGGCGCGCAAGGCGAATACGCCGGCTTGCTGGCCATCCGTGGCTACCACGAAGCCAATGGCCAGCATCAGCGCGATGTCTGCCTGATCCCGTCGTCCGCGCACGGCACCAACCCGGCGTCGGCGCAGTTGGCCGGCATGCAGGTCGTGGTGGTGGCGTCGGACGCGAACGGCAACGTCGACGTGCCTGACCTGCGCGCCAAGGTGGCCCAGGTCGGCGATCGCCTGTCCGCCCTGATGATCACCTACCCGTCGACCCACGGCGTGTTCGAGGAAGCCGTCACCGAGATCTGCGAGATCGTGCACGAGGCCGGCGGCCAGGTGTACATGGACGGCGCCAACATGAACGCCATGGTGGGCGTGGCCAAGCCGGGCAAGTTCGGCTCGGACGTGTCGCACCTGAACCTGCACAAGACCTTCTGCATCCCGCACGGCGGCGGCGGTCCGGGCGTGGGTCCTGTCGCGGTGCGCGGCCATCTGGCGCCTTATCTGCCTGGTGTGCTCGACGCCAGCGGCAAGCTGCCTGGCGACGCCAAGGTGGGCCCGGTGTCGGCCGCGCCTTTCGGTTCGGCCAGCATCCTGCCCATCCCGTACATCTATATCGCCTTGATGGGCGCGGAAGGCCTGTTGCGCGCCACTGAAGTGGCCATCCTCAGCGCCAACTACATCGCCGAGCGCCTGCGCGCTCACTATCCGGTGCTGTATTCGGGTCGCAACGGCCGTGTCGCGCACGAGTGCATCCTGGACGTGCGCCAGCTCAAGGACACCACCGGCATCTCCAACGAAGACATCGCCAAGCGCCTGATCGACTACGGTTTCCATGCGCCGACGATGAGCTTCCCCGTGGCCGGCACCTTGATGGTCGAACCGACCGAATCGGAAGGCCTGGTGGAACTCGATCGCTTCATCGACGCGATGATCGCCATCCGTGCCGAAGTCGCCCAGGTGGAAAGCGGCGAGCGCGACCGTGAG is a window of Bordetella sp. N DNA encoding:
- the gcvP gene encoding aminomethyl-transferring glycine dehydrogenase — its product is MSRALDTHSDFIPRHIGPSDADQAAMLAVLGLSSLDELIEQVVPPAIRTRAPLALPAARSEPDVLAELKRIAGGNQVFRNYIGQGYYGTHTPNVILRNILENPAWYTAYTPYQPEISQGRLEALLNYQTMIMDLTGLDIANASLLDEGTAAAEAMTLARRGAKSKSNVFFISQHCHPQTIEVVRTRAEGLDIAVTVGDEAAGLPDCFGVLLQYPNSLGAIGDYRALAAKAHEQGAVVACATDLLALALLTPPGEWGADIAIGSAQRFGVPFGFGGPHAGFMACKDAFKRSMPGRLVGVSKDAQGNTALRLALQTREQHIRREKATSNICTAQVLLAVMASMYAVWHGPAGIRRIAQRVQNATAILRGALQSLGATVVNDTFFDTLLVRTGAATQAVVEAAQGARINLRAVDADQVSLSLDETVTDEDLQALAAVFARGLGKAVPTLDIDALEAGAVTGIPEGVARQGDILTHPIFSSVQSETDMLRYLRKLSDKDLALDRSMIPLGSCTMKLNATAEMIPVTWPEFAMIHPFAPVEQTKGYAELIERLSAALCEITGYDAISLQPNSGAQGEYAGLLAIRGYHEANGQHQRDVCLIPSSAHGTNPASAQLAGMQVVVVASDANGNVDVPDLRAKVAQVGDRLSALMITYPSTHGVFEEAVTEICEIVHEAGGQVYMDGANMNAMVGVAKPGKFGSDVSHLNLHKTFCIPHGGGGPGVGPVAVRGHLAPYLPGVLDASGKLPGDAKVGPVSAAPFGSASILPIPYIYIALMGAEGLLRATEVAILSANYIAERLRAHYPVLYSGRNGRVAHECILDVRQLKDTTGISNEDIAKRLIDYGFHAPTMSFPVAGTLMVEPTESEGLVELDRFIDAMIAIRAEVAQVESGERDREDNVLKNAPHTAATLLADEWNHAYPRSQAAYPLASLRDGKYWPPVARVDNAYGDRNLVCSCLPIEAYA